In the Sandaracinus amylolyticus genome, CGCTGCGGGCAGGGGCACGTGTGTTGCTGTGCGCTCCGCACGATGTCCGCGCCTCGCACTGCGCTCCTCCTCTCCGCCCTCGCGCTCGCTGCGTGCGAGCCCGAGACGCCGGGCACACCGGTCGCCGCCGACGCGCTCTGCGCGGAGATCGCCGCGATCGTCTGCGCGTCCGACGCCGCGTGCTTTCCCGGCTCGACCCCCGACGACTGCACCGACGATCAAGCCGCGCGCTGCGACGAGATCGTGCAGCCGCTCGTCGACGATCCGCGGCTCGCCTACGACGCGCTGCGCGCGGGCGAGTTCGTCGAGTCGATGCGGGCGCAGGGCGACGCGTGCTGGGAGGCGCCCTTCGACTACGCGTCGTTCCTCGACGTGTTCGCGGGCACCGGCGCGCTCGGCGCAGACTGCACGCCCGCACGCCTCGACGCGAGCTCGCTGCGCGCGTCGTCGCTCTCGTGCGCCGATCGCGCCGCGTGTCGCCTCCACCTGCGCGCCGACGGCAGCACGGTCGGCGTGTGCGAGGCGCGCCGCGACGACGCGTGCTCGCACGCGCTCGACTGCGAGGCCGACGAGTTCTGCAGCCTGCCCGCGCGATGGCAGCCCGGCGTGTGGGGCGAGTGCCGCCCGCTGCGCGCCGACGGCTGGGCCTGCGCGGACGATCTCGAGTGCGCGAGCCGGCACTGTGACGGCACGTGCACCGCGCGCCCCGCGCTCTCGCGGCCGCTCGCGGTGCCGTACGCCGACCTCGTGCTCGGTGCCGAGCCGATCGCCTACCTGCGCTTCGGCGAGAGCGGCACGCGCTTCACCGACGCGAGCGGGCACGGCCATGCGGGAGAGGTGATCGGCGGCGCGAGGCGCGCGACCGACGGCGCGATCGAGGACGACACCAGCGGCGCGCTGCAGCTCGGCGGAGAAGGGCAGCTCGTGCGCATCGCGGGGCTCGACGAGCTCGAGGACGCCGAGGCGCTCTCGCTCGAGTGCTGGTTCCGCCGCGAGGACCTCACCGAGTCGCGCCCGCTGCTCGACCTCTCCGACGCGATGGGCCTCGGCCCGCACGTGTGGAACCACGATCGCGGCGACAAGCTCTTCGCCAACTTCGTCGACGGCGCCGACGCGCAGCACCCGATCATGTCGGGCGAGAACGCGGTGAGCGCGTCGACGTGGCACCACGTCGTCGCGACCTTCGACGGCACGATGGGCCGCCTCTACCTCGATGGCGCGCGTGTCGGCGAGGTCATGCTCCCGGCGCCCGCCGAGGACGATCCGGTGCTGCACGTGAGCGACACGCTCTACGTCGGTCATCGCGTCGCGATCGGCGATCAGCCCGCGCGCTCGTTCGCCGGCGCGATCGACGAGGTCGCGGTGTACGACCACGCGCTCGACGAGGCGACGATCCGACGCCACCACGCGGCCGGTCTCGCGGGCGTGATCGAGAACGAGCTCCCGCTCTTCTCGTGGCTGGCCCCGTGATGCGCGCCGCCGTCGTGATCGCGATCGTGCTCGCGTCGTCGTCGTCGATCGCGCGCGCGCAGAGCGTCCGCTACCGGCGCCCCTTCGACGGCGGCCACCGCGTGAGCGCGTACTTCGATCACAACGGCGGCGGGGGCTGCACCGACTGGGCGTGCGGCGGCACTTGTTACAACGGCCACTCCGGCAACGACTACGCGATGCCGGTGGGCACGCCGGTGCTCGCCGCCGCGGCGGGCCGCGTCGTCGCGACGTTCAACGGCTGCGCGAACTACGGCTCGTTCGGCAACACCTGCGGCGGTCGCTGCGGCAACTACGTCTCGATCGCGCACGACGACGGCTCGCGCTCGACCTACTGCCACATGCAGCTCGGCTCGATCCGCGTGGGCGTGGGACAGCACGTCGGGTGCGGCCAGGTGATCGGCGGATCGGCCTCGAGCGGCAGCAGCACCGGGCCTCATCTGCACTTCGGTCATCGCTCGCCGGGCTCGGGCAGCTCGAGCGATCCCTACGCCGGCGGGTGCAGCCGTGCGAACACGCTGTGGACCGCGCAGGGCGGCTATCGCGAGCTGCCCGGCACCGGATGCCAGGGGGGTGGATGCGTGCCCGGCGGCGAGCAGTGCAACGGGCGCGACGACGACTGCGACGGACGCAGCGACGAAGGTCTCTCGCGCGGCTGCGGCACCGACGTCGGTGAGTGCGTCGCAGGGCACCAGGCCTGCGAGGGCGGTGGATGGAGCGCGTGCCGCGGTGAGGTCGGCCCGCGCGCCGAGGACTGCGACGGGCGCGATCAGGACTGCGACGGCGCGACCGACGAGGCGCTCGCGCGCAGCTGCGGCACCGACGTGGGCGAGTGCGTCGCGGGCATCGAGACCTGCCGCGCTGCGAGCTGGAGCGCGTGCGAGGGCGCGATCGATCCGGTGCCCGAGCGCTGCGACACGCTCGACAACGACTGCGACGGCACGAACGACGACGAGCGCATCTGCGAGCGCGAAGAGGTCGCGTGGTACGCGCCCGAGAGCGACACCGACGCGAGCGGAGACGGGCGCGCCGACGCGTGCGCGCGCACCTCGAGCGGCTTCGCGTGCCTCGCGACCGGAGCAGGGCAGGGCTTCACGCTGCGCGTCGCCGGCGCGGCGCTCGCCGAGGCCGACTTCTGGGTCGCGTCCGCGACCCGCATGGGCGATCTCGACGGCGACGGACGCGCCGACGTGTGCGCGCGAGAAGGCGATCGACTCGCGTGCTGGCGCTCGAGCGGCGTCGGGTTCGTCGATCGCATCGAGGGACCGAGCGTCGCCGGCGCGACCACGATCGAGCTCGCCGACGTCGACGGAGACGCGAGGCTCGATGCATGCGTGCGCGACGCGCGCGGTCTCGCGTGCCATCGCGGCGTGGAGCACGGCTTCGGTGCGATCACGACGCTGCCCGCGCTCGCCGATGCGGCGGGCTTCGGCGACGTGATCCACCACGGCTCGATCCGCTTCGGCGACGTCGACGGCGACGGACGTTCCGACGTGTGCGCCCGCGACGCGCAGGGCGTCGACTGCTGGCTCGGCGAGGGCGATCGTTTCGGAGAGCGCATCCGCGGTCCGCGCTGGAGCGACGAAGGCGGATGGGCGCAGCTCTCGCGCTGGAGCACGCTGCGCCTCGCCGACGTCGACGGAGACGGGCGCGACGATCTCTGCGGGCGCGGCCCCGCGGGGTTCCGCTGCGCGCTCGCGAGCGGGCGCGGCTTCGAGCGCGAGGTGCTCGGCCCCGCGATGGACGGCGCGGCGTACGAGCGCGTCGACGTCTACGCCACCGTGCGCCTCGGCGACGTCGACGGCGACGGTCGCGCCGACGTGTGCGCGCGCGAGCCCGAGGGCGTGCGGTGCTGGCTCTTCGGAGGTCGCGCGTTCGATCGCGCCATCGTCGGTCCCGCGCTCACCGACGCCGCGGGCTGGACCGCGCCCGAGCGCCATCGATCGATCCGCCTCGCCGACGTCGACGGCGACGGGCGCGCCGATCTCTGCGCGCGCCACGCCGACGGACTGCGCTGCTCGCTCTCGACCGGGCACGGGTTCGATCACACGTGGATCGCGCCCGAGTGGTCCGACGAGAGCGGTCTCGCGCACGAGGCGAGCGGCACCACGATCCGGGTCGCGGGCGGACGGCGCGTGGGCACCGGGGACGACGCGCTGCGCGGGACGTTCGGCTGCACCGCATCGCCGGGCGGTCGCGCGCCGCTCGCCGTGCTGGTGCTCCTCGCGCTGATCGGGTTCTCGCGTCGTAGACGAATCGTCTAGAAACGGCAGGTCATCCAGGCGATTCGTCTGCGCCGTGTGCCCTGGACAGCAGCATCGTCCATGCGCGAGCCCGCGGGCGTGCCCATGTCCCGATCGTGCTCGAGGAGCTCGTCGCACGCTGGGGCTACGTCGCCATCGCGATCGGCGCGATCCTCGAGGGCGAGACCGCGGTGGTCGTCGGCGCGGCGCTCGCGCACCACGGCCTGCTCGACGTGCGCGCCGTGGCGCTCACCGCGTTCGCCGGCAGCTTCGCCGGTGACCAGGCCTGGTACTGGCTCGGCCGTCGATCCGGCGCGCGCCTGATCGCGTCGCGACCGCGCTGGGCCGAGCGCGCGGCGCGCGCCTCCGATCGCATGCGCCGGTGGGGCGACTGGTACGTCGTCGCGTTCCGTTTTCTCTACGGCCTGCGCGTGATCTCGCCGGTGTTGCTCGGCGCCGCGGACTTCCCCGCGCGTCGCTTCGTGCCCCTCAACGCGATCGGCGCGCTGCTCTGGGCGATCGCGATCACCGCGCTCGGGTGGTCGCTCGGCAGCGCGATCCAGGCGCTGCTCGGTCGCCTCGCGCGCATCGAGGAGCTGATCGCCGCGGGCGCGCTCGTGTTGCTCGTGATCGCCGTGGCGACGCGCATCGTGCGGAGGCGACGCGCCGCACCGCCCCCGCGCGACGTCGACGGCGCGACGCCCGCGCGGTGACGTTCGACGTGCTCACGACGGGCGCATGGATCCGGGATGATGGGCGACGAAACGAAGACCTCCGGCAAGCGGCCCCAGCGCGGACCGCTCCTCGCCGCCGCGGCCACGCTCGGCGTGTTCGTCCCGTTCCTGGTCCCG is a window encoding:
- a CDS encoding LamG domain-containing protein; this encodes MSAPRTALLLSALALAACEPETPGTPVAADALCAEIAAIVCASDAACFPGSTPDDCTDDQAARCDEIVQPLVDDPRLAYDALRAGEFVESMRAQGDACWEAPFDYASFLDVFAGTGALGADCTPARLDASSLRASSLSCADRAACRLHLRADGSTVGVCEARRDDACSHALDCEADEFCSLPARWQPGVWGECRPLRADGWACADDLECASRHCDGTCTARPALSRPLAVPYADLVLGAEPIAYLRFGESGTRFTDASGHGHAGEVIGGARRATDGAIEDDTSGALQLGGEGQLVRIAGLDELEDAEALSLECWFRREDLTESRPLLDLSDAMGLGPHVWNHDRGDKLFANFVDGADAQHPIMSGENAVSASTWHHVVATFDGTMGRLYLDGARVGEVMLPAPAEDDPVLHVSDTLYVGHRVAIGDQPARSFAGAIDEVAVYDHALDEATIRRHHAAGLAGVIENELPLFSWLAP
- a CDS encoding FG-GAP-like repeat-containing protein, whose protein sequence is MRAAVVIAIVLASSSSIARAQSVRYRRPFDGGHRVSAYFDHNGGGGCTDWACGGTCYNGHSGNDYAMPVGTPVLAAAAGRVVATFNGCANYGSFGNTCGGRCGNYVSIAHDDGSRSTYCHMQLGSIRVGVGQHVGCGQVIGGSASSGSSTGPHLHFGHRSPGSGSSSDPYAGGCSRANTLWTAQGGYRELPGTGCQGGGCVPGGEQCNGRDDDCDGRSDEGLSRGCGTDVGECVAGHQACEGGGWSACRGEVGPRAEDCDGRDQDCDGATDEALARSCGTDVGECVAGIETCRAASWSACEGAIDPVPERCDTLDNDCDGTNDDERICEREEVAWYAPESDTDASGDGRADACARTSSGFACLATGAGQGFTLRVAGAALAEADFWVASATRMGDLDGDGRADVCAREGDRLACWRSSGVGFVDRIEGPSVAGATTIELADVDGDARLDACVRDARGLACHRGVEHGFGAITTLPALADAAGFGDVIHHGSIRFGDVDGDGRSDVCARDAQGVDCWLGEGDRFGERIRGPRWSDEGGWAQLSRWSTLRLADVDGDGRDDLCGRGPAGFRCALASGRGFEREVLGPAMDGAAYERVDVYATVRLGDVDGDGRADVCAREPEGVRCWLFGGRAFDRAIVGPALTDAAGWTAPERHRSIRLADVDGDGRADLCARHADGLRCSLSTGHGFDHTWIAPEWSDESGLAHEASGTTIRVAGGRRVGTGDDALRGTFGCTASPGGRAPLAVLVLLALIGFSRRRRIV
- a CDS encoding DedA family protein — encoded protein: MLEELVARWGYVAIAIGAILEGETAVVVGAALAHHGLLDVRAVALTAFAGSFAGDQAWYWLGRRSGARLIASRPRWAERAARASDRMRRWGDWYVVAFRFLYGLRVISPVLLGAADFPARRFVPLNAIGALLWAIAITALGWSLGSAIQALLGRLARIEELIAAGALVLLVIAVATRIVRRRRAAPPPRDVDGATPAR